In Theobroma cacao cultivar B97-61/B2 chromosome 7, Criollo_cocoa_genome_V2, whole genome shotgun sequence, the genomic window tttcaattttatgaagaatttattcaatttcatgattttttatttaaaaatatttttaaatttaattttttaaacaaaatatatatttcattgaatcaaatattcgagtacatttttataaaatttttaaaaaataagaaaagatttttagTTATATGagaatttaattttctaatttaCAAACTTTTTAAGGTGATTAAATGTGAAAATACATAGTATTTATTTACATGTAACtatattcaattatatatatatatatatatgtctcGACGTTAAATTGATTACAAAAATcgaaaacattttatcaaagaaaaaatggtACTACTTACTTACATTGCTATATTGTTTTTAGGTTTGTTAAATgggtttttttattgttttttcttctttatatatgaattttatccaatcattttaaaattttattattttttaacattaaccactcaatttaataaaaactttttaaaaataaattttattttttttgaccaacacaaataattaagcataagtttagatatgaaaacattaaataatattatttttgtaattttttattttacatcgAATAGGAATATAgttgttaaaatttatataataatttaaatcgATCATTGCTAACAACTtacatttataattaattttgaaaatcatatgattttgatataaaaagtTAATGGGTCGATGATAATCAGACCCaaatcattataatttttttctcgcAAATGATTAATCGGTATTATGAAATCCTAAAGGCAAAtcattattaaagaaaaaagagaaaaagcaaaaaagaaaacttatcATTGCTTTGGTTTACTTCTTACcctaaaaaaggaaattattccctaaatagataaacaataaaaataaaaatgaccaTTTAGCAAGGCCTTAACAAACAAActctttccttttcaaaagcgCGTGGGATCGTCAAACACATCAAGAATGTCTTTTAACGCATTGGTTTTCACAAAACCCTAAAtccaataaaattaaattttatataaatatcgaaaaatattaaataccCGCCGTTAAATACTATTATCAATAAATTATTGCCTCAGGATTATTAATTTCTCCTTTTCCACACtcgaccaaaaaaaaaaaagaaactctgtaaaacaattttatttcttttctttgcctGCTTTAGAtccatttttctctctcaatttTTTACTTGCAAACCCTAGATCACTTAACTCTCTCTAGGGACTGCAAAAGAAAGAAGCTTTTTCGTAAAGGTacttgaaagaaaaagtgtaGATTTTTAGTgggtttttgttgttgtttattttttattttttggtttttgagaCTTTTAGGTAGTTTAGAATTGTGGGTATTGAGTCATTTGATTGGGAAAGGAgagtttgaagaaaatttgagTGTATGAAGACCTGTCATTTTCAAGGGTGgtattgaatttatattaGTTTGTTTATCTTGGAAGCTTGTTCTTTggaagttttattttttactttttttttagttttgtgGTGACGTTTGTAGTTTTATTGAGTTTTCTAGAGAGTGGTCTTctgtttattttttcaatttgctTAAATGTTGTTGAAGAAATGCAATTTTAATTAGATTGGAAAATTTGCATTTTTATGTTCGGTTTATAGCAAAGTTTGCAGCTTTATTGGCGTTTTTCTAGAAAACTGGGTTCTTGGTTATATTCATTTGGTTGAATGTTGGTGAAGAAATGAGATTTTCAAATAGATTGGAATTTGGATGGAATATTGGGGTTTTAGTTTTTTAGTTGAGTCTTTAAGCTTTTTGAGTACGATGGGAATGGACGAGGAGGATAGGGTCGGAAAACTAGAGTTCTTGAAGGAATGAGGGGTAGTTATTGACTATAGAAGAACTGAATAAGGTTTTGTTGAGGGGTTTTGGTGTATGATGGGTTGCATTTGTTGCAAGCCTTCTGCTATTGAAGATAGCAAGGAGAGTCCTAGAGAGAGGCCTTCTAGTAAGGCCTCATCGGATGTTAGGGTGTCAAGGGCCACTTCTTCAAGGAGGGAGGAAGCATATAGAGCAAAGGATCGGTATGATAACAATGAAGGGAGGACAATGTTGATTGATAAACAAGTGAATGGTGCGGTTCGGGTGCATGGTGAGAATTTGGAAAGGAAGAGGGACAAGATGGAGTATGTTGTTAGTCAACACCCAGGGATGGGTAGCGTACCGAAAGCTACAGAAGGAGAGCAGGTGGCAGCAGGGTGGCCTGCTTGGTTAGCTACAGTGGCAGGAGAGGCAATCAGGGGATGGGTACCACGGCGTGCAGACTCATTTGAGAAGCTAGATAAAGTAATTATGTCTTTCCTTAATTTAGTTCTTTGTTTACTCTTGTGTATGCTTGGTCCTCCTGTCGCAAATACCAttgaaaatttctttatttgtctTATCAGTTAACTTTTAGTAGTTCCTTGTTAGTCTCTGCATTGATTGTTGAGATTCACATTTTTGCTATTATATTTAGAATCATAGTTCCTTGTAATCCATTTGGACATCTGTTAATGATTGTAAAGCATGTtatcataattcataattccTAAGCCACTTGCCAATTAGTAGTTTTGGTAATTTGAATCATAAAGATATCTTCATTCCAAGCTCATACGTGACAAAGCTATACTTGGAGGCATTTTACTGACTTCTAGATGTCTAATTTTGATAATGTAACTTAAGAAGGTGTATTATTGGAATTCAGTATGTTTTGTTGATTGTATACCACAGGCATTTATTGTGATTTCTCTTATCTTATAACCTAACACTATGCTTTAAGTTGACAGTTTCTCATGGCTAGTAATCATGCCTGTTACCTTAACTTATATTTTCTATGCAGATTGGCCAAGGAACTTATAGTAATGTTTATAGGGCTCGTGATTTAGATCAGAAAAAAGTTGTTGCTCTGAAGAAAGTAAGATTTGATAACCTCGAGCCGGAGAGTGTTCGATTTATGGCAAGGGAAATTCACATTCTACGTAGACTTGATCATCCAAATGTAATAAAGCTGGAAGGTCTGGTTACCTCGAGGATGTCTTGCAGCTTGTACCTTGTTTTTGAGTACATGGAACATGATTTGGCTGGTCTTGCTTCACACCCTGGTCTGAAGTTTTCAGAAGCACAGGTACTTCAGATTGTTTTGCTTTATTATTCTTTCTTAGCtgcaatttaatatatttccaAAGTTTACATGTTGGTAAGTAGTAACTGTGGTCCAGAATGATTATTCCCATAAACATGGGGATTACatgattttgcattttttttatattgcaGTCTTAATAAGTAGAAAATATTCTGTGAAATCAGAAAATTTTGCTTTCATTGAACGGCTATCCTGACATTCAATTCATTGAACTTTTGGGCAGGTTAAGTGTTACATGCAGCAACTTTTATGTGGTCTTGATCATTGTCACAGCCGTGGTGTCCTACATCGTGACATAAAGGGTTCCAACCTTCTAATTGACAATAATGGCATCTTGAAGATTGCAGACTTTGGCCTGGCTAGTTTTTATGATCCCCATCAAAGTCAGCCCTTGACAAGCCGTGTTGTTACTCTTTGGTATAGACCACCAGAGCTTTTACTTGGGGCCACTTACTATGGTACTGCTGTGGATTTATGGAGTACAGGTTGCATACTTGCTGAGTTATATGCTGGCAAGCCCATCATGCCTGGAAGAACTGAGGTgtgtttttgttattaaatgaAGCTTTCCTGCTAAGCATTTACAGTCTTAAGTAGAAACTTTATTGTGTAATGTGAGATGCATAACATGTATTTTAGCTACAGAATGTGTGATATGTGGCTGTTAGACTTCAAGTCATATAGCAGCCTAGCATTTATTATACAAATGATACTGATTTTACCAAGGTACTGATTGAGGCTGAAACATCTGTCCCCAATTGGGGTTTTTAAGGAAGATTTAGGCTTGATCAAAACAGCTCAAAGCAAGCTGTTGCAACTTGAATATGCATGCAGGAGTCTTCAATGAGTCTAGCGTTAATGATATTTTCGAGAGCCAACTTGATTGAGATGTATTGGAAATATCTTTTAGGATGTTTCTAGGCAGGTTCAGGCTCAACGATGGTGATAGCTCAAAGCAAATTGTTGGATATGCAAGAATCTTTGGAAAATCTAACGTCTGAATCGAATAGTGAGAGCCATGGTGgaatatgtgtgtgtgtgagagGGGAAGAAGCCCATCTGCAGGAAGTGATATTGATATGGATTATGAGAGAACTTTTTTCCCGTAACCTTTATGTGTATACTGACTGCTGACGAGGAGAATAGACTTTTTAATTGTTCTTAGGTCTGTCATAAGCACCACTGGTCAAATATTCTCGGAGATTTCTGGACCAGTTCAAAAGCTTATATTGTTCCTTAGTAGTGCCAAACTACCGTGTATCTAATCAGGGTGTGCTACTACAGGGATTATTAGGGAGTTGATGGTTCTTGTAGGTGTAGTTTGAATAGCATGTTGTCCTCATAATAATATGTTTCTAAGCTGGTAAGCTGGTATTTGAGATAGCCTTGGTTAcaagaatttattttaatgggAGATTTAGTGTAACTTATGATAGAGTGCAccgtaataatttttttagtagGTGCATCAGCTAGAACACTATGTGTTATATGGGCTTCTCTCTTCCTGtaatactaatttttatgtGTATTTGTGCAAATGAATTTGAGTGGTGACAAGCCAATGCATATAAGCTGGCTGTATGGCCGGGGAAATATTGTTAATGTGAACTTTGAAAGCAAGTATAGGTGTTCATTCTTATGTTTAGCATTATCTCATTTTTCAATTAGGAATATTTTTGTGGCAATCAGATATAGCTATTaagttttcttcaattatGTGTTGTCtcctttgttttgtttgtggCAATCTGACGTGGTTTTGTCCACTCAAATTGGAAATAGTTTggttataaaattaaatgatttgaGGTCTGTCATTCTGCTTTGTAGGTGGAGCAGttgcataaaattttcaaactttgtGGCTCACCGTCTGAAGACTATTGGAGAAAATCAAAGTTGCCTCATGCAACCATTTTTAAGCCCCAACAGCCTTATAGACGCTGTGTTGCAGAAACATTTAAGGAATTCCCTGCCCCGGCTTTAGCACTCATGGAGACCTTGCTTTCCATTGACCCTGCTGATCGTGGATCTGCAACTTCTGCTCTCAAGAGTGAGGTATAATGTTTttgagaaattaatttctattaaaattttagataatGATAATCCATGCATATCTGCAAGCATGTCTATTTTTTCAGGGGGATGGTGTCACAGGGTGAATGTTGGTAATGAAGGTTGAATTTTGCAAAATGACTTGATTATTTTAGCAAGATGACATGCAACCAATGATTATATTGTAGCTCTTTTGCCTTTTCAATACTTATATTCCTTTTTAGGAATTTTATCATTGTTGATTAAAGTAGTTAAGGGaacataatttttcattgaaagGGTAGGACACATTCTAGTATCCTAAGACAAGTTGCACATCTTATTTGTTTGACAACTGGATCAGAATTTTGTTCTACTATATTTCATTTATTCAGGGTAAATATTAATGGTATTAACGGGCATATTTTTGTGTGCCTAAAGGTCTGCTATCACAGTTATTTGTCATGTATTAACATGAGCCTCCGGGTCAGGCTTTTTTAGAGCATTCGTGCCAGAGTTCAAATATGAAACTTGAATACCAAAACCCCTTGACTTGTTTTACCATCTAGGTTGTGTTCAATCCCCTGCTGCCTTGGGATGCAAGAGAACATTACTTAATCACCATCTCATCTAAGTCACTATGACTTTGGGAAGTTTCCTCTGGAATGGATTCTTTAGTATAGTACTGCCAATTGTATTTTAGTCCTAAATCatattgttataattttttgttgtaaTGATTTATTAATCTTATCTATATTATCTAGTGTACTtgacttgtttttatttgtgtTTTGCAGTTCTTTATAGTGAAACCTCTTCCCTGTGATCCTTCAAGCTTGCCAAAGTATCCCCCAAGCAAAGAGTTTGATGCAAAAATAAGAGATGAGGAAGTTAGAAGGTGCATATTGTATAGTAATTACAATCAAATGTTAATCTTCCTTAGTTTGTTTCTGTGAAAGTATTTATGCTATatggaaaatttcatgcttcttaaggaatattttctttaaactcTTTGGATACTTTTGAAGGATTTACttccaaagaaaattgaatGCTTCAAAGGGATCATCCAAAAACTTATGATTGCATGTCAGTTCAGCAATCAAATAATTTGATCTCTTGAGTCTCAGCCTATGCCGGACTGCTGTAAACTTGGTGTTTATTTTTACTGGATGAGCTAGTATCCTCATCTTTGGCTGTTCTGCTGCTGCTGTCGCCATAATGGCCTAAAATCTTGAGTGGTTGGTATAGGTGCTAATAAACTACTTTTGTTTGTATTGGCAGACAAGGAGCAGCAGGAAGCAAAGGCCAGAGACCTGATCTTGACAGGAGAGGAACAAGAGAGTCTCGAGCCATACCAGCGCCTGATGCTAATGCTGAACTAGTCTTGTCAATGCAGGTAACTTATGATTTAGTTAATAATTTtccatttcctttctttgtgCTCTACATGTTTGGTGATGGGCATTATCAGCTAGCATATGCATCTGGATATCAGattaattatcaatttcaCAACTCACAAGATTTTTAAGCTTAATGATATACAAAAACAGCAATTAAGCCTTTTCCTGCTACATAGGTTGGTTTTAATGCTTAATGACATGTTCTCATGACTTGTTTTAAGTGCTTAGTCCTCCTCTAGACATGTTATTAAATTATCCCTCTGTTTTTAAACATGGTTGAGATATATATTCTTAcccccttttcttctttcaatcAAGGGCAGGCTGTTATACGCTTATGTGTAATAAGCATAAATTAAACCATAAAGGAattgaaaatggaaaataagaaaagaagcagAATCTAACTTTTGATTCTGAAAATCTGAGTAAAATCAGGATGGGAGAGGAGGGAAGAAATGATAACTAACAAGTTGTAGAGAGACCTCATTGATTGAAGTAACAGGTGGATGGCTTGTTTTCTTTACAATTGAGGTGCAGTGCTCATGCTGCACTAATGACCAAGTTAGCTGATGCTTTACCGTATAACTGAATTAAGCCAAAAGGGATGAAGTTCCTGGGACAACAGTAACTGGAAAATAATGGAGTAAAGTGTAAATTGGTGATCATCCATATGACCATCATGCTTGCAATACTAAAACACCATTGAACAACCATCATATAAAGCAGAGCATAAAACATGATAAATGTCTTCCAATGATCTCCGTTGACCATATGCCTTCTGGTCTGAAGGCTATCACTTCTCCATCAGACCAATTTGCATTCCTTTCCCAAAAAGTTCTGATAATTTTTCCTtgactttatttatttagtttttgcCTGGGAAATAGGCATTATATGAACAAATGCCTATCAGTTTGTAATTTGGGTAGGGCAATTCCAAGTACATAAACAATCTGCTTTTACTTgactttattaatttatttttggcaTGTCTACATTCTTCTGTATCAATATGATCCAGTTGGCTAAAGAGATTATAAGGGGAAAGAGATTTGGAAAATGGATTGTTATTTGTTAGAAAATTTCAGTCttaactttcttttcttcatttacaTGCCGCACAATGCTGGGACTGATGTGGTGCTAGGCCAACTGAATTGCTTGTTGAAGTCTGTTATGATATTAATTTGAGTGATTATTACTAGTAGATGGATTAGATTTAGATATCCAGGTAGCTAATATGGTGCTGCTTGATTTTGTGATTGCTTCTCCCCTCTTTTGCTAGCCTTTATAAAAAAGATGTAAATTCCAATTCATGTTTTTGCTTATAAGCTTTCTACTTAagtaattgaattttttttgttattctattttatcaaatttgcCTCTTCTAGACAGTTACATTAATTTGATGTTACGAACATTTCTTTGACATTCCAGAAAAGACAAGGTCAATCCAATTCTAAGAGCCGGAGTGAGAAGTTTAATCCTCATCCTGAAGAAGTTGCCTCAGGCTTTCCTATAGATCCACCTAGACCATCACAAGCAGTAGAATCAAATGCAGATGCGCAGGGGAATCATTACAAGAGAGCCTCACATTCAGGGCCACTGGCTCACCGGGCTGCATGGGCAAAGTCTGGGAAAAACCTGGATGATGCTCCAAAAATTTCTACTGGGGCTGACTTGTCAATGATGTCAGGTTTAGTGGCAGCAAGGAGAAGTAGTCTTATATCTGAAGATCGCAGGGAAAGATCTGGTTCTTCGCAATCAGAAGCTCCAAAGATTGCAAGATTTCCAGGATCCTTCAAGGAGGCTTCAGAATCCTTCATCCAACAAGATCAGAAACATAATCTGCAGCAGAAAGAAGATGGAAGAAGTAACAGCAAAGATCCAGTTCTGGTAAGTGGTGAACCTATTTTTTGTGCCTTGATGATTGATCATCCTGGTCAACTTCATGCTAAAGAAGAGCCTCATTGTAGTGAAGTGGGATATTTGTGATAATTTGTTGATTCTTGTATTCAGTGTTTTCTGGTTTTCTGCATTTCAACATGCTTTTGGGTTTTTGGTTGATTGCTAGTAACTTATATCCATTTCAAGTATCTGATACATgctttttatgatttttgtttcCAGCTTGGTTATGGGTCAAAGGGTCACAAAATTCACTACTCTGGTCCGTTAATAGTTCCGTCAGGCAACATGGATCAGGTGCTCAAGGATCATGATCGCCAAATCCAAGAAGCTGTTCGACGAGCACGCCTTGATAAGGCAAAGATGAGAAAAGTTCAGTTAGAAGGGAACCAAATATCAACCAATTCGTTATTTGTTTCTGGTCGTTGAGCTAAATTTTGTAAACAGCAAATGAAGATGAGCATCATCAAGATGATCGCTGCAAGTAATTTGGCTGCAGATTCTCTTGTGAAATATGATCCGAGTTGTTGGGTGGGTTCTTTTTGTATAGGTTGGTGTTTTTAGGAAGATGGCTAGGGGTCATATTTAGCTAAAGCTTATAGCTTATTGAGAAATATCTCTCTGTGATTAATCATGTGTATTTCTTTCCACTCGGCAACTGTAATTTGCTAAGATATGGCCCATTCTTGTAGAGCTTATTGTTAGCCGTAAATTAAATGCAGAGATCTGAGATCATTTAATgtgatgaaaaaagaaagaagcaaaATCTAGCACGTTTATCATTGCCTATTGTCTAGAAAATTGCAGTATCAATAATGTTAACCGAAGAAGAAATATAGCAGCCATGTATAAAGCATAATGTTCTAGCTCCATTGTTTTACCATGTATTCATTTGcatatttcaatattttatatggTATGATACTTCATGGTGGTTAAGGTTGAATACATTTCCTTTGTACCTTGTGTTGCAGACCTGTGAAGGCTAGCAGCCTTGAAAATGAACTGTTCATACAGTTGAAATTTCTAACATAGTTAACCCTATTAGAAAGCTGCTTTCTTTTGACTTTCCTTAGCCGCCACCTTCGGTCGTTATGCAGTTCCCAAAAGTACTGCTACCGATGTTTGCTGTACAATCCTTTCATTCATCTGCAGTGCAGTTAGACTCGTTGGCTTTGATCCATCAGGCATGTTACTCTTTGGCAATGCAACATTAGAATgatgtgtttttatttttatttgggaAAAGGAAGAATCTAACCCTGTTTTGCTTTATCATTGAGCCACGCattgaaatgaaatgttgTGTTCTTTCTCTTACCAACTATCTGTTAGTTCGTCCATTTCTTACAACGAATGCTTGACCCTGGTTTGGTCGAACTACAAAGAGAAATCACAAGACTGGTTGGTCTATCCATGACATGAAGTTGCATGGAACAATGTCAACAAACTATGAAGTATGGATTGATTGATTATGTGAACACTCAGCTTAATTGATCAATGTTTCTCTTGACCTCTCCGATTAGGCCCGAACccgtttatatatatttttattatttaaataattgaatccaaataagaaagaaagatatcCAAAGTTTGTACCATCTTGATCAACAGTTTTCTTTGTTAAATGTtgacaaatatattaaaaatatagttagttaaattattaatgtgatgatataaatatatataaataaaaatattattagattattaattatatttaaataatatgaatatcatatcatattataaaggaatataattactagtatacacatttttaataaaaatgtatttactttttattttgggttaagattacaaaaattataacttataatatatatacttaaagagAGCTTtaagattagaatagttttggaatctaactaatttttttatttcatgtaattaaggGTAAATTCAtgtagttaattaaattaattaatgaaacaaTGATTATTAATTGACTTGTAAcgtcttttaatatatatactttataatataaaacttATAATNNNNNNNNNNNNNNNNNNNNNNNNNNNNNNNNNNNNNNNNNNNNNNNNNNNNNNNNNNNNNNNNNNNNNNNNNNNNNNNNNNNNNNNNNNNNNNNNNNNNNNNNNNNNNNNNNNNN contains:
- the LOC18593989 gene encoding probable serine/threonine-protein kinase At1g54610 — protein: MMGCICCKPSAIEDSKESPRERPSSKASSDVRVSRATSSRREEAYRAKDRYDNNEGRTMLIDKQVNGAVRVHGENLERKRDKMEYVVSQHPGMGSVPKATEGEQVAAGWPAWLATVAGEAIRGWVPRRADSFEKLDKIGQGTYSNVYRARDLDQKKVVALKKVRFDNLEPESVRFMAREIHILRRLDHPNVIKLEGLVTSRMSCSLYLVFEYMEHDLAGLASHPGLKFSEAQVKCYMQQLLCGLDHCHSRGVLHRDIKGSNLLIDNNGILKIADFGLASFYDPHQSQPLTSRVVTLWYRPPELLLGATYYGTAVDLWSTGCILAELYAGKPIMPGRTEVEQLHKIFKLCGSPSEDYWRKSKLPHATIFKPQQPYRRCVAETFKEFPAPALALMETLLSIDPADRGSATSALKSEFFIVKPLPCDPSSLPKYPPSKEFDAKIRDEEVRRQGAAGSKGQRPDLDRRGTRESRAIPAPDANAELVLSMQKRQGQSNSKSRSEKFNPHPEEVASGFPIDPPRPSQAVESNADAQGNHYKRASHSGPLAHRAAWAKSGKNLDDAPKISTGADLSMMSGLVAARRSSLISEDRRERSGSSQSEAPKIARFPGSFKEASESFIQQDQKHNLQQKEDGRSNSKDPVLLGYGSKGHKIHYSGPLIVPSGNMDQVLKDHDRQIQEAVRRARLDKAKMRKVQLEGNQISTNSLFVSGR